Proteins found in one Zea mays cultivar B73 chromosome 1, Zm-B73-REFERENCE-NAM-5.0, whole genome shotgun sequence genomic segment:
- the LOC100275826 gene encoding uncharacterized protein LOC100275826, with the protein MEKDGAPKPAAATAPEPEGTHQPTWWAQTQWASIKRKARGASEYAMLRTRQGITLFGEPKLGSLIKAKGASANDESSQ; encoded by the coding sequence ATGGAGAAGGACGGCGCGCCGAAGCCGGCGGCGGCCACCGCACCGGAGCCGGAGGGGACCCATCAGCCGACGTGGTGGGCACAAACGCAGTGGGCCAGCATCAAGAGGAAGGCCCGCGGCGCCAGCGAATACGCCATGCTCAGGACCCGCCAGGGCATCACCTTGTTCGGAGAGCCCAAGCTCGGGTCTTTGATCAAGGCCAAGGGAGCTTCAGCCAACGATGAGTCGTCCCAGTAG
- the LOC100216560 gene encoding Probable acetyltransferase NATA1-like translates to MAAPANSTTFSGDVWAELRLADARDVPHIHRLIHHMAEFELLTDLFAATEELLTSTLFPSPTPPPFTSFTALVLDLSPTPILPDSSSTIASRRLDLSASPLADPEAATFASPRGGGRVTAGFVICFPNYSTFLSKPGLYVEDIFVRAPWRRRGLGRMMLSAVAGRAAELGMGRVEWCVLDWNKNAIDFYEGMGADVLPQWRICRLAGAALDKYKVSQKEAAGGKAAE, encoded by the coding sequence ATGGCGGCGCCGGCCAACTCCACCACCTTCTCCGGCGACGTGTGGGCGGAGCTCCGCCTGGCCGACGCCCGCGACGTGCCGCACATCCACCGCCTCATACACCATATGGCCGAGTTCGAGCTGCTCACCGACCTCTTCGCCGCCACCGAAGAGCTCCTCACGTCCACGCTCTTCCCATCGCCGACGCCGCCTCCCTTCACCTCCTTCACAGCCCTCGTCCTTGACCTATCCCCCACCCCCATCCTCCCGGACTCCTCTTCCACCATCGCCTCCCGCCGCCTCGACCTCTCCGCGTCCCCGCTCGCAGACCCGGAGGCCGCCACCTTCGCCTCCCCGCGCGGCGGCGGGCGCGTCACGGCCGGGTTCGTGATCTGCTTCCCCAACTACTCCACCTTCCTCTCCAAGCCCGGGCTGTACGTTGAGGACATCTTCGTGCGCGCACCCTGGCGCCGCCGCGGCCTTGGCCGGATGATGCTGTCTGCCGTCGCCGGCAGGGCCGCCGAGCTCGGGATGGGCCGGGTGGAGTGGTGCGTGCTCGACTGGAACAAGAACGCCATCGACTTCTACGAGGGGATGGGCGCCGATGTGCTCCCGCAGTGGCGCATCTGCCGGCTCGCCGGCGCAGCCCTTGACAAATACAAGGTCAGCCAGAAGGAGGCCGCCGGTGGGAAGGCTGCAGAGTAG